The region CGTTTTTGTGAAAGTCTTCAACATGGCGACAATTTACGGTGTTTTCCTCGCCAACGTATCTCTCGGCATTGTTATGCCTGTCATGAGGGAAATGAACCTGGTCTCTACCGATTTCGGTCAGAAAATTCTTTTTGCGACCTTTCTAACCGATCTCATAACCATATCTCTTCTATCCGGGCTTGCAATAGGTTACAGGGTGTCCGGGAGCTACCTGGAGCTTTTACTGCCCGTTGCGCTTGTTCCTCTGTTCGTATTTGCGTACCATCTCGGGAGGTACCTCATCTGGCACTTTCCGGATTTCATGGCCAGGTTTTTTGACGACCCGATGGAGCTCGGTGTCAGAGGGAGCTTTGCGATCATGATCCTCTTTTCCGGCCTTGCGTTTATCCTCGGCAGCGAGGCCATACTCGGGGCGTTTCTCGCCGGCTCCTTAGTATCGCTGACATTCAGGGGTGCCGGCAAGCTTGAAGAAAGTCTGATGGGCATAGGATACGGGATTTTCATACCGTTCTTCTTCATCAAGACCGGTGCGGACATGTACTTCAGCATATCCGAGCTAACCCTGACCATGCCGTTAGTGCTGCTGCTGGCGGGGTTTGCCGTGAAGATTCTGCCCTCCGCTGTGTTCGTCAGGGATATTGGAGTCAGAGCTTCGCTGGCTTTCGGAACGATTCAGAGCTCAAAACTCGGTCTCACTCTGGCCGGGGCCGAGATAGCCAGGGAACTTGGAATAATAACCTCTGGAGAGGCTGCGGGGATCGCTCTCTGGACAATCCTGTCCGCGTTCATATTTCCTGTAATGTTCAGAAAGGTGGTGAGAGATTGAAAGTGGCTGTAATCGGAGCTGGGCTTGCCGGGCTGAATGCTGGCAGAATCCTTTCAGAGTATGCTGATGTTGATGTTTACGAAAGCTCGGCGAAGGGAGGACTTGCAGGATCGTTCTGCACTGAGGATTACTGCATAGAGGTGTTTTATCATCACTTCTTCAGGCAGGACAGCTATCTGATCGATCTGCTGGGCGAGCTGAAGCTCAGAAGCAGGATTGTGTGGAACACTTC is a window of Geoglobus acetivorans DNA encoding:
- a CDS encoding cation:proton antiporter, which translates into the protein MNDIFQISAVAIIAFASPIISERIGAPAVIVEIMAGFILAYFLADLIRSEWFHFFSSIGLIFLMFLSGLEIDFSLLFKKIRQYWKVPLYVFLSLILSFVFVKVFNMATIYGVFLANVSLGIVMPVMREMNLVSTDFGQKILFATFLTDLITISLLSGLAIGYRVSGSYLELLLPVALVPLFVFAYHLGRYLIWHFPDFMARFFDDPMELGVRGSFAIMILFSGLAFILGSEAILGAFLAGSLVSLTFRGAGKLEESLMGIGYGIFIPFFFIKTGADMYFSISELTLTMPLVLLLAGFAVKILPSAVFVRDIGVRASLAFGTIQSSKLGLTLAGAEIARELGIITSGEAAGIALWTILSAFIFPVMFRKVVRD